The following proteins are encoded in a genomic region of Dyadobacter sp. UC 10:
- a CDS encoding ABC transporter ATP-binding protein, whose translation MSKPRGPRPDHPTSANNQSFKKRFSALQNLPRFFRLVWQTNKLLTIGNVTFRLLKSALPLLILYIGKEIIDQVVFLIDHRDSSHQYLWLLVGAELALTIISDLLNRCISLFDSLLGDLVANKTSVDLVHHAARLDLYQFENPVFYDKLERARRQTSGRTVLLSQTLAQMQDMLTLLSLGAGLVIFNPWLILILIVAVIPSFIGETHFNEKTYSLTRSWTPERRELDYLRYLGSSAETAKEVKVFGLENYLASQFKSLSDKYFLANKKIAVARAGWGYLLSAIGTLAYYGAYIFVLAQTLSGMITIGTMTFLSGSFQRMHAMLQNIMSRFSSIAENALYLQDLFDFFEIQPTIPANENGATIPQPIKKGIAFENVGFKYPDNDFWALRNLSFFIQPGEKLALVGENGAGKTTLVKLLASLYKPTEGRILIDGVDLQDYQLADLRANIGIIFQDYIRYEMTVADNIAVGDIAHIDDKTAIQSAANKSMAHELIDRLPNHYEQVLGKRFKDGTELSGGQWQKIALARAYMRDAQIIVLDEPTSALDARAEHEVFKRFTNLIEGKMAVLISHRFSTVRMADRILFLEKGKLIESGSHDELLARDGKYAELFNIQAQGYL comes from the coding sequence TTGAGCAAACCCCGCGGACCGCGTCCTGATCATCCAACTTCCGCAAATAATCAATCTTTCAAAAAGCGGTTCTCCGCACTGCAAAACCTGCCCAGATTTTTCCGGCTGGTTTGGCAAACCAACAAACTGCTCACGATCGGAAATGTTACGTTCCGGCTATTGAAATCGGCACTTCCGCTGCTGATCTTATACATAGGGAAGGAAATCATTGATCAGGTCGTTTTTCTGATCGATCACCGCGACAGCTCGCATCAATACCTCTGGCTGCTGGTCGGCGCTGAGCTGGCATTAACGATTATTTCCGACCTTCTCAATCGCTGCATCAGCCTTTTTGATAGCCTGCTGGGAGATCTGGTGGCCAACAAAACTTCCGTCGACCTGGTACATCACGCCGCCCGGCTCGACCTGTATCAATTTGAAAATCCGGTTTTTTACGATAAACTGGAACGTGCCCGGCGGCAAACGTCGGGACGAACTGTGCTGCTTTCGCAAACACTCGCTCAAATGCAGGATATGCTCACTTTGCTCTCACTGGGCGCAGGGTTGGTGATTTTCAATCCCTGGCTGATATTGATTTTGATCGTCGCGGTGATTCCTTCTTTTATTGGCGAAACACATTTCAATGAAAAAACCTATTCGCTCACGCGGAGCTGGACACCGGAGCGGCGCGAGCTGGATTATCTGCGGTATCTCGGATCGAGCGCTGAAACGGCAAAAGAAGTGAAGGTTTTCGGGCTGGAAAATTATCTTGCCAGCCAGTTTAAATCACTTTCCGACAAATACTTTCTTGCAAACAAAAAAATTGCGGTCGCACGTGCCGGCTGGGGTTATTTACTTTCAGCAATAGGGACTCTGGCTTACTATGGCGCCTACATTTTTGTACTCGCGCAGACGCTCAGCGGCATGATCACGATTGGTACGATGACATTCCTTTCAGGTTCATTCCAGAGAATGCATGCGATGTTGCAAAATATCATGAGCCGGTTTTCGAGCATAGCCGAGAATGCATTGTACTTGCAGGATCTTTTTGATTTTTTTGAAATACAACCCACAATACCTGCCAATGAAAACGGAGCAACTATTCCGCAGCCGATCAAAAAGGGGATTGCATTTGAAAATGTCGGTTTTAAATATCCTGACAACGATTTCTGGGCATTACGTAATCTTTCCTTTTTTATTCAACCAGGTGAAAAACTGGCATTAGTAGGTGAAAACGGAGCAGGAAAAACAACTTTGGTCAAACTGCTGGCTTCGCTGTACAAACCTACCGAAGGCCGCATCCTGATCGATGGCGTGGATTTGCAGGATTACCAGCTGGCCGATCTTCGGGCTAATATCGGCATCATTTTTCAGGATTATATCCGGTACGAAATGACTGTTGCGGACAATATTGCAGTCGGCGATATTGCGCATATTGACGATAAAACTGCCATTCAAAGTGCCGCAAATAAAAGTATGGCGCACGAGCTGATCGACCGGCTACCGAATCATTATGAGCAGGTCCTTGGAAAACGATTCAAAGATGGTACGGAACTTTCGGGTGGCCAGTGGCAAAAGATCGCACTGGCGAGGGCCTACATGCGCGACGCCCAGATCATCGTTTTGGATGAGCCTACCTCGGCCCTCGATGCGCGGGCGGAACATGAGGTTTTTAAACGATTTACTAATCTGATAGAAGGAAAAATGGCTGTGCTCATTTCACACCGTTTTTCTACCGTAAGAATGGCCGATCGGATATTATTTCTGGAGAAAGGCAAATTAATCGAATCTGGCTCTCACGATGAGCTGCTTGCCCGGGATGGAAAGTATGCCGAACTGTTTAATATCCAGGCGCAGGGTTACCTGTAA
- the mazG gene encoding nucleoside triphosphate pyrophosphohydrolase, with translation MEKHFESLPKERQDQLMAFDRLLTIMDELREKCPWDRKQTLESLRHLTIEETYELSDAILENDLPEIRKELGDIMLHLVFYAKIASEPDPEKSYQFDIQDVLNGICDKLISRHPHIYGDTVADSEEAVKQNWEKLKLKEGNKSVLSGVPGSLPALVKAMRIQEKARGAGFDWDEKQQVWEKVQEELEEFKQHFDIETGQAIDQKEAEGEFGDLLFSLVNYSRFVDINPETALERTNKKFIRRFQYLEEASKADGKSLADMTLSEMDAYWNKAKKLGV, from the coding sequence ATGGAAAAACACTTTGAATCGCTTCCAAAAGAGCGCCAGGACCAACTCATGGCGTTTGATCGCTTGCTGACTATTATGGACGAGCTGCGGGAAAAATGTCCCTGGGACCGGAAGCAAACCCTCGAAAGTCTGCGGCATTTGACAATAGAGGAAACTTACGAACTTTCCGATGCGATCCTGGAAAACGACCTGCCGGAGATCCGGAAGGAATTGGGCGATATCATGCTGCACCTTGTGTTTTATGCCAAAATTGCCTCTGAGCCTGATCCCGAAAAGAGCTATCAATTTGATATACAGGATGTTTTAAATGGAATTTGTGATAAACTCATTTCCCGGCATCCACATATTTACGGAGATACCGTCGCTGATTCGGAAGAAGCTGTGAAACAGAATTGGGAGAAATTGAAATTGAAAGAAGGGAATAAATCGGTATTGTCGGGCGTGCCAGGTTCCTTGCCTGCGTTGGTAAAAGCAATGCGTATCCAGGAAAAAGCAAGAGGCGCAGGTTTTGATTGGGACGAGAAGCAGCAGGTCTGGGAAAAGGTGCAGGAAGAACTGGAAGAATTCAAGCAGCATTTTGATATTGAAACAGGCCAGGCGATCGATCAGAAAGAAGCGGAAGGGGAGTTTGGCGACCTTTTGTTTTCGTTGGTAAACTATTCAAGGTTCGTTGACATCAACCCGGAAACCGCACTTGAAAGAACAAACAAAAAATTCATCCGCCGCTTCCAATACCTGGAAGAAGCTTCCAAAGCCGACGGAAAATCGCTGGCGGACATGACGCTTTCTGAAATGGATGCATATTGGAATAAAGCCAAAAAATTGGGGGTATGA
- a CDS encoding thiamine diphosphokinase — MSSHHIVREKQEPALIIANGEACSEELLGQLLEWSPFIVVLDNAIYRVLELGIKVDVWLGDFDDPHDFEAILARQQPLEIVNTPDTEKTDLEKGIDFLIGRGFPAANIVWATGRRADHAVTNITNLVRYKDKIRLVMFDDYSKIFPLTGTFEKWYAAGTPISLIPIGAVDGIETSGLKYNLNNETLTLGHRTGNSNEAEADGMVRISAQKGDMLIMECWD, encoded by the coding sequence ATGTCATCACACCATATTGTACGCGAAAAGCAGGAGCCGGCGCTGATCATCGCCAATGGAGAGGCTTGCAGTGAAGAGTTACTGGGGCAGCTGCTGGAATGGAGCCCGTTCATCGTCGTGCTTGACAATGCCATCTACCGCGTGCTCGAACTGGGTATTAAAGTTGATGTTTGGTTGGGTGATTTTGATGATCCGCATGATTTTGAAGCAATCCTTGCCCGGCAACAACCGCTTGAAATAGTCAACACGCCAGATACCGAGAAAACAGACCTTGAAAAGGGGATTGATTTTCTGATAGGAAGGGGTTTTCCGGCTGCAAATATCGTGTGGGCAACCGGCCGTCGCGCTGATCACGCAGTTACGAATATCACTAATCTTGTTCGCTATAAAGACAAGATCAGGCTGGTAATGTTTGATGATTATTCTAAAATATTCCCGCTTACCGGGACTTTTGAAAAATGGTACGCCGCCGGCACGCCGATTTCTTTGATCCCAATCGGAGCCGTGGATGGTATTGAAACTTCCGGGCTGAAATACAATTTAAACAACGAAACCCTGACCTTAGGCCACCGCACAGGCAACAGCAACGAGGCCGAAGCGGATGGGATGGTCAGGATTTCCGCCCAAAAAGGGGATATGCTGATTATGGAATGCTGGGACTAG
- a CDS encoding M1 family metallopeptidase, whose product MNLRQFVFCALLSAISISGFAQEHKFTRADTLRGSITPERAWWDLTYYHLKVKPNAQDSTLTGSTMIIYKVLQPNQRIQVDLQQPLLISKVIQDGESLEFKRDGNAFFIDLKKKQETGKTESIEVFYSGKPRLAKNPPWDGGVQWIPDGQGNTIISTSCQGLGSSVWWPCKDHMYDEPDSMQISITVPQKMTDISNGKLLSVVKNDDNTHTFNWVVKNPINNYGVNMNVANYVSWNETYKGEKGDLPLSYYVLPKNLDKAKEQFKQVPMMLKAFEHWFGPYPFYEDGYKLVEVPYLGMEHQSSVTYGNDYKMGYRGRDLSNTGWGLKWDFIIIHESGHEWFANNITYKDVADMWVHESFTNYSENLYTEYYFGKKAGSEYVIGTRKLIENKAPIVGIYGVNHEGSKDMYYKGGNMLHTIRQVVNDDEKWRQILRGLNKTFYHQTVDGSQIEEYVSKESGTDLSKVFDQYLRDTRIPVLEYSFGGKGLQYRWTNVVAGFEMPVKVQVGSGKEEFIYPTTDWKTIKAKSEKRLTVDPNFYVEAKESKTS is encoded by the coding sequence ATGAACCTACGCCAATTTGTCTTCTGTGCACTTTTGTCAGCTATTTCAATATCCGGCTTTGCACAAGAGCATAAATTCACCCGCGCCGATACGCTGCGCGGCTCCATTACACCCGAGCGCGCCTGGTGGGATCTGACTTACTATCACCTAAAAGTCAAACCAAATGCACAGGACAGCACACTGACCGGCAGTACTATGATCATTTACAAAGTATTACAACCGAATCAGCGCATCCAGGTAGATTTACAGCAGCCCCTGCTGATCAGTAAGGTAATCCAGGATGGCGAATCGCTTGAATTCAAGCGCGACGGTAATGCCTTTTTTATCGATCTGAAAAAGAAGCAGGAAACTGGAAAAACAGAAAGTATCGAGGTATTCTATTCAGGAAAACCGCGGCTGGCCAAGAACCCGCCCTGGGACGGTGGCGTACAATGGATACCTGATGGTCAAGGGAATACGATTATTTCAACCTCCTGCCAGGGACTGGGTTCCAGCGTGTGGTGGCCTTGCAAAGACCATATGTACGATGAGCCCGACAGCATGCAGATCAGCATCACTGTCCCTCAAAAAATGACCGACATTTCAAATGGAAAGCTGCTTTCCGTGGTTAAAAATGATGATAACACGCACACTTTCAATTGGGTAGTAAAAAACCCGATCAATAATTACGGCGTGAATATGAATGTGGCGAATTATGTGAGCTGGAACGAGACTTACAAGGGCGAAAAAGGCGATTTGCCTCTTAGCTATTACGTTTTGCCAAAAAACCTGGATAAGGCGAAAGAGCAATTTAAACAGGTACCGATGATGCTGAAAGCTTTTGAGCATTGGTTTGGGCCCTATCCTTTTTATGAAGATGGTTACAAACTCGTGGAAGTCCCTTACCTCGGCATGGAACACCAAAGTTCGGTGACGTATGGAAATGATTACAAAATGGGCTACCGGGGGCGCGATTTGTCCAACACCGGCTGGGGTTTGAAATGGGACTTTATTATCATTCACGAAAGCGGTCACGAGTGGTTTGCAAATAATATTACCTACAAAGATGTGGCTGATATGTGGGTTCACGAGAGTTTCACAAACTATTCCGAAAACCTGTATACAGAGTATTACTTCGGCAAAAAAGCGGGTTCTGAATATGTGATAGGAACCAGAAAACTGATCGAAAATAAAGCGCCGATCGTCGGAATTTACGGCGTGAACCACGAAGGTTCGAAAGATATGTATTACAAAGGTGGGAATATGCTGCATACCATTCGCCAGGTAGTGAATGATGATGAAAAATGGAGGCAGATTCTGCGTGGGTTGAATAAGACTTTTTATCACCAGACTGTCGATGGCTCGCAGATTGAAGAATATGTAAGCAAAGAATCCGGAACGGATTTAAGCAAGGTATTTGACCAATATCTCCGCGATACGCGCATTCCGGTTCTTGAATACAGTTTTGGAGGAAAAGGCCTGCAATACCGCTGGACGAACGTAGTAGCAGGTTTTGAAATGCCGGTAAAAGTGCAGGTGGGCTCCGGAAAAGAAGAATTTATTTACCCGACAACCGACTGGAAAACGATCAAGGCAAAGTCTGAGAAGAGACTGACCGTTGACCCAAACTTTTACGTAGAAGCCAAAGAAAGCAAGACTTCCTAG
- a CDS encoding Kelch repeat-containing protein: MAKYHKFTIPLLLFNLLLITASAQMWKVSEPENLPEKRHENAMATANGKLYLLGGRGLKPVDEYDFKKDSWTSLAQTPLEMSHFQAVTYKNEIYVLGAFTGGYPHEIPIPDIYIFNPIKNEWRKGAAIPENRRRGAAGAFVMNDKIYLVCGIQDGHWDGQVTWFDEFDPATETWKTLPDAPRPRDHVQVAVLNNKLYVAGGRLSTARINQVLNTVIKEVDVFDFKTGKWTTLPAENNLPTLRAGNTTVTFDNKILVIGGESDAHVEAHNEVEAFDPQTNKWEKLPSLHQGRHGTQAVSLNKKIYIAAGSANRGGGPELNDMEILNK; encoded by the coding sequence ATGGCAAAATATCACAAATTTACGATCCCTCTCCTGCTTTTCAACCTGCTGCTGATAACCGCTTCAGCGCAGATGTGGAAGGTTTCGGAACCCGAAAATCTTCCAGAAAAACGGCATGAAAATGCAATGGCCACTGCAAATGGAAAGCTTTACCTGCTTGGTGGTCGTGGGCTGAAACCGGTGGATGAATATGATTTTAAAAAGGATTCATGGACAAGTCTTGCTCAAACGCCGCTCGAGATGAGCCATTTCCAGGCGGTTACTTATAAAAATGAAATTTATGTACTGGGTGCGTTCACAGGCGGCTACCCGCACGAAATACCCATTCCTGATATTTACATCTTCAACCCCATCAAAAATGAGTGGCGCAAAGGTGCTGCAATTCCGGAAAACCGCAGAAGGGGCGCGGCTGGTGCGTTTGTGATGAACGACAAGATTTACCTGGTTTGCGGGATTCAGGATGGTCACTGGGACGGGCAGGTAACATGGTTCGACGAATTTGACCCGGCAACTGAAACCTGGAAGACGCTGCCCGACGCACCTCGACCGAGAGATCACGTGCAAGTGGCTGTTTTGAACAATAAATTGTATGTAGCAGGCGGCCGGCTTTCCACTGCGCGTATTAACCAGGTGCTGAATACAGTTATTAAAGAGGTTGACGTTTTTGATTTCAAAACCGGCAAATGGACTACGCTGCCGGCAGAGAACAACCTTCCTACTTTACGTGCCGGCAATACTACGGTAACTTTCGACAACAAAATCCTGGTGATCGGCGGAGAAAGTGACGCACATGTGGAAGCGCACAACGAAGTAGAAGCCTTTGATCCTCAGACAAATAAATGGGAGAAATTACCCTCCCTGCACCAGGGTCGCCACGGCACCCAGGCTGTTTCCCTGAACAAGAAGATATACATCGCAGCAGGTTCGGCCAATCGTGGCGGCGGGCCTGAGCTAAACGATATGGAAATCCTCAATAAGTAG
- a CDS encoding glucoamylase family protein: MKISFYYILGILLLFAKVDSHAQKKKSATTTKPAAFNAAERPKNLSDTALLELVQKQTFRYFWEFGHPVSGMSRERSNIAFDYGDEVVTTGGTGFGIMAMIVAAERKWQPRDSVAARLLKMVKFLSKADHYHGIFPHWLNGATGKIVPFGRKDDGGDLVESSFLFQGLLAARQYFDRDNDLERDLRNRIQWIWSEAEWDWYTRGNPNQLYWHWSPNNGWAMNFELRGYNETLITYIMAAASPRYPITSQVYHKCWAQSDHFKNGKEYHGIKLPLGFEYGGPLFFAHYSFLGLDPRKLKDQYADYWEQNVNHTLINYKHCVENPGKFKGYGENSWGLTASDTYNGYNAHSPTNDFGTITPTAALSSFPYTPKESMKALRHFYDDLGDKIWSEYGFVDAFNESQNWYAKSHLAIDQGPIIVMIENYRTGLLWKLFMKDPDVQTGLKKLGFESPALEISSKN, translated from the coding sequence ATGAAGATTTCCTTCTATTACATCCTTGGAATATTACTGCTGTTCGCGAAAGTGGACAGCCATGCACAGAAGAAAAAGTCTGCTACCACCACAAAACCGGCAGCCTTTAATGCCGCTGAAAGGCCTAAAAACCTTTCGGATACTGCACTATTAGAACTGGTTCAAAAACAGACCTTTCGCTACTTCTGGGAGTTTGGCCACCCGGTCAGCGGCATGTCACGCGAGCGGAGCAATATTGCTTTTGACTACGGCGACGAAGTCGTTACCACAGGCGGAACCGGCTTTGGAATTATGGCGATGATCGTGGCAGCCGAAAGAAAATGGCAGCCGCGCGATTCCGTCGCTGCGCGTTTGCTGAAAATGGTGAAATTCCTATCCAAGGCAGATCACTACCATGGGATATTCCCCCATTGGCTCAATGGCGCTACCGGGAAGATCGTGCCTTTTGGCAGAAAAGACGATGGCGGTGATCTGGTAGAATCCTCTTTTCTTTTTCAGGGATTACTGGCCGCACGTCAGTATTTCGACCGGGACAATGACCTGGAAAGAGATTTACGCAACCGGATCCAATGGATATGGAGTGAAGCAGAGTGGGATTGGTACACCAGGGGAAACCCTAATCAGCTTTATTGGCATTGGAGCCCAAATAATGGCTGGGCAATGAATTTTGAGCTGAGAGGATATAATGAAACCCTGATTACCTACATTATGGCGGCCGCCTCTCCACGCTACCCTATTACTTCGCAGGTTTATCATAAATGCTGGGCACAAAGTGACCATTTCAAGAATGGCAAAGAGTATCACGGAATCAAATTGCCGCTTGGCTTCGAGTATGGCGGTCCGCTTTTTTTCGCGCATTATTCATTTTTAGGGCTTGACCCACGCAAGCTGAAAGACCAGTACGCTGATTATTGGGAACAAAATGTCAATCACACTTTGATCAACTATAAGCATTGCGTAGAAAATCCGGGCAAGTTTAAGGGTTACGGTGAAAATAGCTGGGGACTGACCGCGAGTGATACATACAACGGTTACAATGCCCATTCCCCGACAAATGATTTTGGCACGATCACGCCCACGGCAGCGCTTTCTTCCTTTCCCTACACACCCAAAGAATCCATGAAAGCATTGCGTCATTTTTACGACGATCTGGGAGATAAAATTTGGAGTGAATATGGCTTCGTAGATGCATTCAACGAATCGCAGAACTGGTACGCAAAATCACACCTGGCGATTGACCAGGGGCCGATCATCGTGATGATTGAGAATTACCGTACCGGCCTGCTTTGGAAACTCTTTATGAAAGATCCGGACGTTCAAACCGGCCTTAAAAAGCTTGGATTTGAAAGCCCGGCTCTGGAAATAAGTAGTAAAAATTGA
- a CDS encoding glucoamylase family protein, producing MHFKNLILIGLLLWLGISCKTESEPGPEKPVIPSSFEFNSLKVNNSFSGFNYKNVNLKPDIRFTFSTTINNTSLTEGITFTSQAGEKIPFSATLENGDSSVLVVPASDLEYLNAYTVSATKALTSKTNGTLLNAVAVNLTTQLDSTDKFPVLSDEALLTLVQQQTFKYFWDFAHPVSGLARERNTSGDVVTSGGSGFGIMTIPVAIERKFITRVQGAERMQKIAAFLKTNAQKFHGAFPHWLNGATGAVVPFSEKDNGADLVETAFLVQGLLTARQYFNANTTVETALRADINAIWEGVEWDWFQKSNENVLYWHWSPNFGWEMNHQIRGWNECLITYALAASSPTHGISKAVYDNGWARSGDLKNGNSYHHINLPLGEAYGGPLFFSHYSFLGLNPTGLADQYTNYFTQNKNHSLINYNYCIANPQQFNGYSDQCWGLTASDIPNGYNANSPTNDKGVITPTAALSAFPYTPAESMKALRFFYYKLGDKIWGQYGFHDAFSLDQLWFADSYLAIDQGPIVIMIENHRSELPWKLFMSAPEVKTGLKKLGFSSPNIN from the coding sequence ATGCATTTTAAAAACCTGATACTGATCGGATTGTTACTATGGCTCGGGATCTCCTGTAAAACAGAAAGTGAACCCGGGCCTGAAAAACCTGTAATTCCCTCCTCCTTCGAATTCAACAGCCTGAAAGTCAACAACTCCTTCTCAGGTTTTAATTACAAAAACGTGAACCTGAAACCAGATATCAGGTTCACGTTTTCAACCACCATTAACAATACCTCCCTCACAGAAGGAATCACCTTTACCAGTCAGGCGGGTGAGAAAATACCTTTTTCTGCTACATTGGAAAACGGTGACAGCTCGGTTCTGGTAGTGCCGGCTTCTGATCTGGAATATTTAAATGCGTACACGGTTTCGGCAACAAAGGCATTGACGTCGAAAACCAATGGCACCCTGCTGAATGCGGTGGCTGTGAACCTGACCACGCAACTGGACAGCACCGATAAGTTTCCCGTTCTGTCGGACGAAGCACTGCTAACTCTGGTTCAACAGCAAACTTTTAAATACTTCTGGGATTTTGCCCACCCGGTCAGCGGGCTGGCCCGGGAACGTAACACCTCGGGCGACGTCGTGACCAGTGGTGGAAGTGGTTTCGGGATTATGACAATACCTGTTGCGATAGAAAGGAAATTCATTACCCGCGTCCAGGGAGCCGAACGAATGCAAAAAATTGCCGCTTTCCTGAAAACCAACGCACAAAAATTTCACGGTGCATTCCCGCATTGGTTAAACGGCGCAACTGGTGCAGTTGTCCCGTTCAGTGAAAAAGATAATGGCGCAGATCTGGTTGAAACCGCTTTTCTGGTACAAGGGCTACTCACTGCACGCCAGTATTTTAATGCAAATACAACTGTCGAAACTGCTTTGCGTGCTGATATCAATGCGATCTGGGAAGGTGTTGAATGGGATTGGTTTCAAAAAAGTAACGAGAATGTGCTGTACTGGCATTGGAGCCCCAATTTTGGCTGGGAAATGAACCACCAGATCCGGGGCTGGAATGAATGTCTGATCACTTACGCGCTCGCCGCCTCCTCTCCGACACATGGTATTTCAAAAGCCGTTTACGACAATGGCTGGGCCAGATCGGGAGATTTGAAGAATGGGAATAGCTACCATCATATTAACCTGCCACTGGGCGAAGCTTATGGCGGTCCGCTGTTTTTTTCGCACTACTCTTTTCTTGGACTCAATCCGACAGGCCTCGCTGACCAGTACACTAACTATTTCACTCAAAACAAAAACCATTCATTAATCAACTATAATTACTGCATTGCTAATCCACAGCAATTTAACGGATATAGCGACCAGTGCTGGGGACTTACCGCAAGCGACATTCCGAACGGGTACAATGCAAATTCCCCTACCAACGACAAAGGTGTTATCACGCCGACTGCTGCATTGTCAGCATTTCCTTATACGCCTGCCGAGTCGATGAAGGCCCTCAGATTTTTCTATTACAAGCTTGGAGATAAAATCTGGGGCCAATACGGGTTTCATGATGCATTCTCGCTGGATCAGCTATGGTTTGCAGACTCCTACCTCGCTATCGACCAGGGGCCGATCGTGATCATGATCGAAAACCATCGCAGCGAATTGCCCTGGAAACTTTTCATGAGCGCCCCGGAAGTGAAGACAGGCCTGAAAAAACTGGGATTTTCAAGTCCTAACATCAATTAA
- a CDS encoding LamG domain-containing protein: MKTFRSKLNLIIGTLLVTGMSSCYEKFDPESYAPAVSIGGFTSSAEIAATNLVAYFPFDGDYSDAVSKTAGVNTGTAFANGLKGQAMRGAKNGYVLFEPTTAILGLQSFTMTYWVNSPSTTAAGGVIGLVGLSKKDGFWGNIDTFFENGGTGNDGIFKAHIQNDTIDTWVSKEGIVNLYNSWTHLSLSYDAPSSTFSIYVNGSKTATATVAKFGNLKWKNPGKMVFGTVQFQTSPSLTTASKGEPWASYLTGSLDEVRIYNVALKDNEIDALVKLESRGK; this comes from the coding sequence ATGAAAACTTTTAGAAGTAAACTGAACTTGATAATCGGCACCCTGCTGGTTACCGGAATGTCTTCGTGCTACGAAAAATTTGACCCTGAGAGTTATGCGCCTGCTGTTTCCATCGGCGGGTTCACAAGCTCGGCGGAGATAGCAGCTACAAACCTCGTCGCTTACTTCCCATTTGATGGTGATTATTCCGATGCCGTTTCGAAAACAGCGGGCGTCAATACCGGTACTGCTTTTGCGAATGGTCTGAAAGGCCAGGCCATGCGTGGAGCGAAAAACGGTTACGTGCTTTTTGAACCTACAACAGCGATTCTGGGGCTGCAAAGCTTTACCATGACCTATTGGGTCAACAGCCCTTCCACTACTGCTGCGGGAGGTGTTATCGGTTTGGTTGGACTTTCTAAAAAGGATGGATTTTGGGGAAACATTGACACTTTCTTTGAAAATGGAGGCACAGGTAATGACGGTATCTTCAAGGCACATATTCAGAATGACACCATAGATACCTGGGTTTCCAAAGAAGGGATTGTCAACCTTTACAACTCCTGGACGCATCTTTCGCTGTCTTACGATGCCCCCTCCTCTACTTTTTCTATTTACGTCAATGGTTCCAAAACCGCTACTGCCACGGTTGCCAAATTTGGCAATCTTAAATGGAAAAATCCGGGCAAAATGGTTTTCGGAACAGTTCAGTTTCAAACTTCACCAAGTCTGACCACCGCTTCCAAAGGAGAACCCTGGGCTAGTTACCTCACAGGCTCACTGGATGAAGTGCGTATCTATAATGTCGCTTTGAAAGACAATGAAATAGACGCGCTGGTCAAACTGGAATCAAGAGGAAAATAA